One Gelria sp. Kuro-4 DNA segment encodes these proteins:
- the pgeF gene encoding peptidoglycan editing factor PgeF, producing the protein MAQGFSWQKAGALVYLTADLFSATGRVRHGFSTRHGGVSRGEVTGLNLGFKNGRVGEVLENRYLFLTALGLNPRALVAGQQVHGTHVAAVTPAEAGRGAQAWEEGLPATDALVTSVPGLPLSVYTADCVPLLFLDPVRPAVGAVHAGWRGSVDGVALATLAKMSAVYGTRPGDMLVAMGPSIGPCCYEVDERVLAPLKAHFPFWREVVQAHGSGHWLLDLWELNRRQLVAAGVRPENIAVAGLCTACRVADFYSYRVEKGRTGSLAAVIALQP; encoded by the coding sequence ATGGCACAAGGGTTCAGCTGGCAGAAAGCGGGCGCTCTGGTTTATCTTACCGCCGACCTTTTTTCCGCCACCGGCCGGGTGCGGCATGGCTTCAGCACCCGGCACGGCGGCGTCTCCCGGGGCGAGGTGACCGGCCTTAACCTTGGTTTTAAGAACGGCCGGGTGGGCGAGGTGCTGGAAAACCGTTACCTTTTTCTCACCGCCCTGGGGCTTAACCCGCGGGCCTTGGTGGCCGGGCAACAGGTGCACGGCACGCACGTGGCCGCGGTTACCCCGGCCGAGGCCGGTCGCGGGGCACAGGCGTGGGAAGAGGGGCTTCCCGCCACTGACGCGCTCGTCACGTCGGTGCCGGGCCTGCCGCTTTCGGTTTACACCGCCGACTGTGTCCCGCTTCTCTTTCTCGACCCGGTGCGGCCGGCGGTGGGCGCGGTGCACGCCGGTTGGCGCGGCAGTGTGGACGGGGTGGCCCTGGCGACGCTGGCGAAGATGAGCGCGGTGTACGGGACCCGCCCCGGCGACATGCTGGTGGCGATGGGGCCTTCCATCGGCCCCTGCTGCTATGAGGTGGACGAACGCGTGCTGGCGCCGCTCAAGGCCCACTTCCCCTTTTGGCGGGAAGTGGTTCAGGCGCACGGCTCCGGACACTGGCTGCTCGATCTTTGGGAGCTTAACCGGCGGCAGCTGGTGGCGGCCGGAGTACGGCCGGAAAACATCGCTGTCGCCGGGCTGTGCACCGCCTGCCGGGTGGCGGATTTTTACTCCTACCGTGTCGAAAAGGGACGCACCGGCAGCCTGGCCGCGGTGATAGCCCTCCAGCCCTAG
- a CDS encoding HlyD family efflux transporter periplasmic adaptor subunit — MTVVERRKRRPPLLVLAFLAVFGLVAAVNTAYLAGRAFLERAVRSVPVTEGTLAVKLAGEALLLRREAVLVAPAAGLWQIQVEPGTRVSAGARIGEILDPDLLARAQALKREVEKERADWQGDINARLSRVEAELKEVTGAIQSALAVLRVRVRQGDETAATRRLEEELARLVERRTALQAEQARLNDTAVRGGSWREKNLEAERLFQAAGTPVLAPVAGVVLFTLDGWEEAFDPLQGEAAVTLSEPQGAVLSTPVPAGASVAPGQILAKVVQDEPTFVKVNAEELPAVDLKPGDRVTVVFTPEGARVAAAVVAVKRASGPDTLLVKLDNAPAALAQKRTASVELVARELVGPLVPEKALVQEGEETGVYVRRGGRWRFAAVEVRLQQNGQALVAGLKAGDEVAVGWHP; from the coding sequence ATGACGGTAGTGGAGCGGAGAAAACGCCGGCCCCCCCTTCTGGTGCTGGCCTTCCTGGCGGTGTTCGGCCTGGTGGCGGCGGTGAATACTGCCTACCTGGCCGGCCGGGCCTTCCTGGAACGGGCGGTGCGCAGCGTACCAGTAACAGAGGGAACCCTGGCGGTCAAGCTGGCGGGCGAGGCCTTGCTCCTCAGGCGCGAGGCGGTGCTGGTGGCCCCGGCGGCCGGGCTCTGGCAGATCCAGGTCGAGCCTGGAACGCGGGTAAGCGCCGGTGCCCGCATCGGGGAGATCCTGGACCCAGACCTTTTGGCACGGGCGCAGGCGCTCAAACGGGAAGTGGAGAAAGAACGGGCCGACTGGCAGGGGGACATTAACGCCCGTTTAAGCCGGGTAGAGGCGGAGCTCAAAGAGGTAACCGGCGCCATCCAGTCCGCCCTGGCTGTCCTGCGCGTCCGGGTGCGCCAGGGCGATGAGACGGCCGCCACACGGCGCCTGGAGGAGGAGCTGGCGAGGCTGGTCGAGCGGCGCACCGCCCTCCAAGCGGAACAGGCGCGGCTCAACGACACGGCCGTCCGGGGCGGATCCTGGCGGGAAAAGAACCTGGAGGCGGAGCGGCTTTTCCAGGCGGCCGGCACCCCTGTGCTGGCGCCGGTGGCCGGGGTGGTGCTCTTTACCCTGGACGGCTGGGAGGAAGCCTTTGACCCGCTGCAGGGCGAGGCGGCCGTGACGTTGAGCGAGCCCCAAGGCGCGGTGCTCAGCACCCCTGTTCCCGCCGGGGCGAGCGTGGCGCCCGGCCAGATTCTGGCCAAGGTGGTTCAGGACGAGCCCACCTTTGTCAAGGTGAACGCCGAGGAGTTGCCGGCGGTGGACCTTAAGCCGGGTGACAGGGTGACGGTTGTCTTCACCCCGGAGGGAGCGCGCGTGGCGGCCGCCGTGGTGGCCGTGAAACGCGCCTCCGGCCCGGACACACTCCTGGTCAAGCTGGACAACGCGCCGGCAGCCCTGGCGCAAAAGCGCACGGCCAGCGTAGAGCTTGTCGCCCGGGAGCTGGTCGGCCCCCTGGTCCCGGAGAAGGCGTTGGTGCAGGAGGGGGAAGAAACGGGTGTTTACGTGCGCCGCGGCGGCAGGTGGCGGTTTGCAGCGGTAGAGGTGCGCTTGCAGCAAAACGGCCAGGCCTTAGTGGCGGGTCTCAAGGCCGGGGATGAGGTGGCGGTGGGCTGGCACCCCTAA
- a CDS encoding YggS family pyridoxal phosphate-dependent enzyme, producing MGTVADNVAAVRERIAEAALRSGRRPEDIRLIAVTKTVSPEVIGQALAAGITDVGENRVQEALGKAPALPAGITWHLIGHLQTNKAKQAVQLFPWVHSLDSLHLAQALEKRAAAAGVRVKCLVEVNVAGEASKHGVRPEEALKLLEGVAALEHIEVRGLMTVAPYVTDPEEVRPVFRELAALARQAAELKLPQVTMTELSMGMSGDFEVAIEEGATMVRIGTAIFGRRS from the coding sequence GTGGGGACGGTGGCAGACAACGTGGCCGCGGTACGCGAGCGGATCGCGGAGGCTGCTCTCCGTTCTGGTCGCCGACCAGAAGATATTCGCCTGATAGCGGTAACGAAAACAGTCAGCCCGGAGGTGATTGGCCAGGCTTTAGCAGCGGGTATAACCGATGTGGGGGAAAACCGGGTCCAGGAGGCCCTGGGCAAGGCACCGGCCCTGCCGGCCGGTATTACCTGGCACCTCATCGGCCACCTGCAAACCAACAAGGCCAAGCAGGCCGTGCAGCTTTTCCCCTGGGTGCATTCGCTGGACAGCCTGCACCTGGCGCAGGCCCTGGAGAAACGCGCCGCGGCCGCGGGCGTGCGGGTAAAGTGCTTGGTGGAGGTGAATGTGGCCGGTGAGGCCAGTAAGCACGGGGTGCGGCCGGAGGAAGCGCTAAAGCTCCTGGAAGGTGTGGCGGCCTTGGAGCACATCGAGGTGCGCGGCTTGATGACGGTGGCCCCGTACGTGACCGACCCGGAGGAGGTGCGGCCGGTTTTCCGAGAACTGGCTGCGCTGGCCCGGCAGGCGGCAGAGCTTAAGCTGCCGCAGGTCACCATGACCGAGCTGTCCATGGGCATGAGCGGCGACTTCGAGGTGGCAATAGAAGAAGGTGCCACCATGGTGCGTATCGGCACGGCTATCTTTGGCCGCCGGAGTTAA
- a CDS encoding cell division protein SepF, which yields MAGGWVGKFLNLMGFEEMLVEGEPEEAAPEMEAPPARSERKKGKVVGLPSAAGGSKVVVVQPEGFEAAKTVADHLKSRRTVIVNLAEVDDATAQRLVDFVSGAAFALSGTVERVGADIVLFAPSNVDVLAPEREVKEAALPWLR from the coding sequence ATGGCAGGAGGTTGGGTGGGAAAGTTCCTCAACCTGATGGGGTTTGAGGAGATGCTGGTCGAAGGCGAGCCGGAAGAGGCCGCCCCGGAGATGGAGGCGCCTCCGGCCCGGTCCGAGCGGAAAAAAGGTAAGGTGGTGGGCCTGCCCAGCGCCGCCGGCGGCAGCAAGGTGGTGGTGGTGCAACCGGAAGGCTTTGAAGCCGCAAAAACCGTGGCCGACCATCTTAAGTCCCGCCGCACGGTGATTGTGAACCTGGCCGAGGTGGATGACGCCACGGCCCAGCGCCTGGTGGACTTTGTCAGCGGCGCCGCCTTTGCGCTGAGCGGCACGGTGGAACGGGTGGGGGCGGACATTGTGCTCTTTGCCCCCAGCAACGTGGATGTGCTGGCGCCGGAAAGGGAAGTAAAAGAAGCAGCTTTACCCTGGCTGAGGTAA
- the proC gene encoding pyrroline-5-carboxylate reductase, translating into MAETVGFIGGGAMAEALLKGFIAQGLVEPGQAVVSDIDAERVSYLARTLGVQAVRDNKEVPARADIVFLAVKPQAAAAVLAGLQGTWEARHLVVSIMAGVPTSYLAGFLNPARLVRVMPNTPCLVQAGAAGVAAGPGATQADVEKVAEFLGAVGKAFILNEGLLDAVTGLSGSAPAYVYMFIEALADGGVLAGLPRSVAQTLAAQTVLGAAKMVLETGEHPGNLKDRVASPAGTTIAGIAALEAGGFRGLVLQAVQAGAERSAELGAARK; encoded by the coding sequence ATGGCAGAGACGGTTGGTTTTATCGGCGGCGGTGCCATGGCCGAAGCGCTGCTCAAAGGCTTTATCGCCCAGGGGCTGGTTGAACCGGGGCAGGCCGTGGTGAGCGACATCGACGCGGAGCGCGTCTCTTACCTGGCCCGGACTCTGGGCGTGCAGGCGGTGCGAGACAACAAAGAGGTGCCGGCGCGCGCCGACATTGTCTTTTTAGCGGTGAAGCCGCAGGCGGCCGCCGCCGTGCTGGCAGGACTCCAGGGTACCTGGGAGGCGCGCCACCTGGTGGTCTCCATTATGGCCGGGGTGCCTACCTCCTACCTGGCCGGTTTCCTTAACCCGGCCCGTTTGGTGCGGGTGATGCCCAACACCCCGTGCCTGGTACAGGCGGGCGCGGCGGGCGTGGCGGCCGGCCCAGGGGCAACGCAGGCCGACGTGGAGAAAGTGGCCGAGTTTCTGGGAGCGGTGGGCAAGGCCTTTATCCTGAACGAAGGCCTGCTGGACGCCGTCACCGGCCTCAGCGGTTCGGCCCCGGCCTATGTCTACATGTTCATCGAAGCTCTGGCGGACGGCGGGGTGTTGGCCGGCTTACCGCGATCGGTGGCCCAGACCCTGGCAGCGCAAACAGTGCTCGGCGCCGCTAAAATGGTGCTGGAGACGGGCGAACACCCCGGCAACCTGAAAGACCGGGTGGCTTCGCCGGCCGGTACCACCATCGCCGGCATTGCCGCTTTGGAGGCCGGTGGTTTCCGCGGCCTGGTGCTCCAGGCGGTGCAGGCGGGGGCAGAGCGCTCGGCGGAGCTGGGGGCGGCCCGAAAGTAA
- a CDS encoding YggT family protein has protein sequence MFLYNVVARLFDLYNLLILIRLLLSWVNPDPYAPWVRFVYQLTEPFLEPFRRLLPPVGMIDFSPLLALLVLSFIRRLVLSLILNLVM, from the coding sequence TTGTTCCTTTATAACGTTGTTGCCCGGCTGTTCGACCTATACAACCTCCTTATCTTGATCCGCCTGCTCCTTTCCTGGGTAAACCCGGACCCCTACGCCCCCTGGGTGCGCTTTGTCTACCAGCTGACGGAGCCTTTCCTGGAGCCCTTCCGGCGGCTTTTGCCGCCGGTGGGGATGATTGACTTTTCCCCGCTCTTGGCGCTCCTAGTGCTTTCCTTTATCCGCCGGCTGGTGCTGAGCCTGATCCTTAATCTCGTAATGTAA
- a CDS encoding DivIVA domain-containing protein produces MLTPLDIQKKEFHRRLRGYSEAEVDEFLDQVLEDYELLYRQNASLKDEVGRLRAETERYANLEETLKNTLVLAQKAADATRTNAEKEAELIISQARSEAQALAEEGRRRLKELEEEYSRLQSEVAAYKAQTRALLLGAVALLDAPAEEKGEAEADGAGETGAQPDGGS; encoded by the coding sequence ATGCTTACCCCTCTGGACATTCAGAAAAAGGAGTTCCACCGGCGCCTGCGCGGTTACAGCGAGGCAGAGGTGGATGAGTTTCTCGACCAGGTGCTGGAGGATTATGAACTGCTGTACCGGCAAAACGCCAGCCTCAAGGACGAGGTGGGGCGGTTGCGGGCGGAAACAGAACGCTACGCCAACCTGGAAGAGACGCTGAAGAACACCCTGGTGCTGGCCCAGAAAGCGGCCGACGCCACCCGCACCAACGCCGAGAAAGAGGCCGAGCTGATCATTTCCCAGGCGCGGAGCGAGGCGCAGGCGCTGGCCGAGGAAGGGCGCCGGCGCCTCAAGGAGCTGGAGGAGGAATACTCCCGGCTCCAAAGTGAAGTGGCGGCCTACAAGGCCCAGACGCGCGCCCTGCTTTTGGGGGCGGTGGCGCTTCTGGACGCACCGGCGGAGGAGAAGGGGGAAGCTGAAGCGGATGGAGCGGGAGAAACTGGCGCACAGCCTGACGGCGGGTCTTAA
- a CDS encoding nucleoside recognition domain-containing protein: protein MEREKLAHSLTAGLKNAFSVLWLLAKVMVPATLAVTFLDRTGWLTRLARAFAPAMAWLGLPGEAAVALVAGNLSSMYAGVGAMAVLELSAKQRLILAAMLMLSHSLPQEGAIVAQAGGEVATVIAARLLTAGAVGLALNLLF from the coding sequence ATGGAGCGGGAGAAACTGGCGCACAGCCTGACGGCGGGTCTTAAGAACGCCTTCTCCGTGCTCTGGCTTTTGGCCAAGGTGATGGTGCCGGCCACCCTGGCCGTGACTTTCCTCGACCGTACCGGCTGGCTGACCCGGCTCGCCCGGGCCTTTGCCCCGGCCATGGCCTGGCTGGGGCTGCCCGGGGAGGCAGCCGTTGCCCTGGTGGCGGGCAACCTTTCCAGCATGTACGCCGGGGTGGGAGCCATGGCCGTCCTGGAACTCAGCGCCAAGCAGCGCCTCATTCTTGCCGCCATGCTGATGCTCTCGCATTCCTTGCCCCAGGAAGGCGCCATTGTCGCCCAGGCCGGTGGGGAAGTAGCCACTGTAATCGCTGCCCGGCTCTTAACGGCGGGCGCCGTGGGCCTGGCACTCAATCTGCTTTTTTAA
- a CDS encoding nucleoside recognition domain-containing protein encodes MAFLWEVLADGLTASFFSLARVAFLLVPLLTGMELAKEMGWLEKVSGSLAGGLRRLFLPERAALPLATGLIIGFTYGAGVILAAVREGGWTRRELTLLWVFLSLNHAIIEDTAIFAALGLPALGVLAVRLVPAVMATGVLSLWLRRRERVPKRGAGA; translated from the coding sequence GTGGCATTTCTCTGGGAGGTCCTGGCGGACGGCCTTACGGCCAGCTTTTTTTCCCTGGCCAGGGTTGCTTTCCTCCTGGTGCCCCTCTTGACCGGCATGGAGCTGGCCAAGGAAATGGGCTGGCTGGAGAAGGTGAGCGGTAGCCTGGCGGGCGGCTTAAGGCGGCTTTTTCTGCCGGAGCGGGCGGCGCTCCCTTTGGCGACCGGCCTGATCATCGGTTTTACCTATGGGGCCGGTGTAATCCTGGCGGCGGTGCGGGAAGGCGGCTGGACGCGGCGCGAACTCACCCTGCTCTGGGTGTTTTTAAGCCTCAACCATGCCATTATTGAAGATACGGCCATTTTTGCCGCGCTGGGCCTGCCGGCGCTCGGCGTTTTGGCCGTGCGCCTGGTTCCGGCGGTTATGGCCACCGGGGTGCTTTCGCTGTGGCTACGCCGGCGGGAGAGGGTGCCCAAACGCGGCGCGGGCGCTTAA
- the ileS gene encoding isoleucine--tRNA ligase, producing MDYSKTLNLPKTRFPMRANLPQREPEILARWEEMDIYGLTRKHAAGRPKFILHDGPPYANGNIHLGTALNKVLKDIVNKYKYMRGYDTPYVPGWDTHGLPIEHAAIKNLGLNRAEISTAELRKRCAEYALHFVAEQRAEFKRLGVRGDWEHPYLTLKPEYEAKQIEVFGAMAQKGYIYKGLKPVYWCTTCETALAEAEVEYREAKSDSLYVKFPLKADPTGRLTVLAPADKIYFVIWTTTTWTLPANLAVCLNPRFEYALVKTGDEYYVLAKDLVEMVMQEVGRRADGIVGTFRGEELEGVECWHPFIERPSVVILGEHVTLDAGTGCVHTAPGHGLEDFEVGQKYKLPILNPVNGKGVFTEEAGKFAGLPVREATEPIVAELKRHGALLHFSTITHQYPHCWRCKDPVLFLATEQWFASVDAFRDKTLEAIKDVKWYPSWGEERISAMVRERSDWCISRQRVWGVPIPIFYCEQCGQELITPESIAAVRDLFKREGSNGWFTHSAAEILPPGTACAECGNTTFRKETDTMDVWFDSGSSHFAVLETRPELKWPCDLYLEGSDQHRGWFQSSLLTAVAVRGRAPYNAVLTHGYVVDGEGRKMSKSIGNVIFPQEIIKEFGADILRLWVASSDFKADIRVSREILLQLAEVYRKIRNTARFLLGNLYDFDPARDKVPYAELGELDRWALLTLARLTEKVTAAYENYDYHLLYHALHNFCALDMSAFYLDVIKDRLYCSTPEARDRRAAQTVLYEVLTTLVRLMAPVLTFTAEEIWTYVPGEDKEASVQLTAWPEVKKEYLDIDLEARWNELLQVRDDVAKALEKARQEGLIGTSLRARVDLWFPENLRQTYELLKRYADQLPTLFIVSQVELHGPEDTPPAEAAAMERFFGARCRVSLAAGEKCERCWMYHEDIEGGVCPRCRAVLAEPGRRQG from the coding sequence ATGGATTACTCGAAGACCCTTAACCTACCCAAGACCAGGTTCCCCATGCGGGCGAATCTGCCCCAGCGCGAGCCCGAGATTCTAGCCCGCTGGGAAGAGATGGATATTTACGGCCTGACCCGCAAACATGCGGCGGGCCGGCCCAAGTTCATCCTGCACGACGGCCCCCCGTACGCCAACGGTAACATTCACCTGGGCACGGCCCTCAACAAGGTGCTGAAGGACATTGTCAACAAGTACAAGTACATGCGCGGCTACGATACGCCCTACGTACCGGGCTGGGACACCCACGGCCTGCCCATTGAACACGCGGCCATCAAAAACCTGGGCCTCAACCGGGCCGAGATCTCTACGGCGGAGCTGAGAAAGCGCTGTGCCGAGTACGCCCTGCACTTCGTGGCCGAGCAGCGCGCGGAGTTCAAGCGCCTGGGCGTGCGGGGCGACTGGGAACACCCCTACCTGACGCTCAAGCCGGAATACGAGGCCAAGCAGATTGAGGTTTTCGGGGCCATGGCCCAGAAGGGCTACATTTACAAGGGCCTTAAGCCGGTCTACTGGTGCACCACCTGTGAGACGGCCCTGGCCGAGGCCGAGGTGGAGTACCGGGAGGCTAAGTCCGATTCGCTCTACGTGAAGTTCCCCCTCAAGGCCGACCCCACCGGGCGCCTCACCGTGCTGGCGCCGGCCGACAAGATCTACTTTGTGATCTGGACCACCACCACCTGGACCCTGCCGGCCAACCTAGCCGTTTGCCTCAACCCGCGCTTTGAGTATGCGCTGGTGAAAACAGGCGACGAGTACTATGTACTGGCCAAAGACCTGGTGGAGATGGTGATGCAGGAAGTCGGGCGCCGGGCCGACGGCATTGTGGGTACCTTCCGGGGCGAGGAGCTAGAGGGCGTCGAGTGCTGGCACCCGTTTATCGAGCGCCCCTCGGTGGTGATCCTGGGCGAGCACGTTACCCTGGATGCCGGTACCGGCTGTGTGCATACCGCGCCGGGCCACGGCCTCGAGGACTTCGAGGTGGGGCAGAAGTATAAGCTTCCCATCCTCAACCCGGTGAACGGTAAAGGCGTCTTTACCGAAGAAGCCGGTAAGTTCGCGGGCCTGCCGGTGCGGGAGGCCACCGAACCCATCGTTGCGGAACTGAAGCGGCACGGCGCGCTGCTCCACTTCAGCACCATCACCCACCAGTACCCGCACTGCTGGCGCTGCAAAGACCCGGTGCTGTTTTTGGCCACCGAGCAGTGGTTTGCTTCGGTGGACGCCTTCCGGGATAAGACCCTGGAGGCGATCAAGGACGTCAAGTGGTACCCGAGCTGGGGCGAGGAGCGCATCAGCGCCATGGTGCGCGAACGCTCCGACTGGTGCATTTCGCGCCAGCGCGTTTGGGGTGTGCCCATTCCCATCTTCTACTGCGAACAGTGCGGCCAGGAACTCATCACTCCTGAAAGCATTGCGGCGGTGCGCGATCTCTTTAAGCGTGAAGGCTCCAACGGCTGGTTTACACACAGCGCGGCGGAGATCCTGCCGCCCGGCACCGCCTGCGCCGAGTGCGGCAATACCACCTTCCGCAAAGAGACCGATACCATGGACGTGTGGTTCGATTCCGGCTCCAGCCACTTTGCGGTGCTGGAGACCCGGCCGGAACTCAAGTGGCCCTGCGACCTTTACCTGGAGGGCAGCGACCAGCACCGCGGCTGGTTCCAGTCCTCGCTCCTTACGGCGGTGGCGGTGCGCGGGCGGGCGCCGTACAACGCGGTGCTCACCCACGGTTACGTGGTCGATGGCGAGGGCCGCAAGATGTCCAAGTCCATCGGGAACGTGATCTTTCCCCAGGAGATCATCAAGGAGTTCGGGGCGGACATCCTGCGCCTCTGGGTGGCCTCTTCCGATTTTAAAGCCGACATCCGCGTGTCGCGGGAGATTCTCCTGCAACTGGCCGAGGTGTACCGCAAGATCAGGAACACGGCGCGCTTCCTCCTGGGTAACCTGTACGACTTCGACCCGGCCCGGGATAAAGTGCCGTATGCAGAGCTTGGCGAGCTGGATCGCTGGGCGCTTTTAACGCTGGCGCGCCTCACCGAGAAGGTCACCGCCGCCTACGAGAACTACGACTACCACCTGCTCTACCACGCCCTGCACAACTTCTGTGCCCTCGACATGAGCGCCTTTTACCTGGACGTCATCAAGGACCGCCTCTACTGCAGCACTCCCGAGGCGCGCGATCGCCGGGCGGCCCAGACGGTGCTCTACGAGGTACTCACAACGCTGGTGCGCCTGATGGCGCCGGTGCTCACCTTTACTGCCGAGGAAATCTGGACCTACGTGCCGGGCGAGGACAAGGAAGCGAGCGTGCAGCTTACGGCCTGGCCCGAGGTGAAAAAGGAGTACCTGGACATCGACCTGGAGGCACGCTGGAACGAGCTCCTTCAGGTCCGGGACGACGTGGCCAAGGCCTTGGAGAAGGCGCGCCAGGAAGGCCTCATCGGCACCTCGCTCCGGGCGCGCGTGGACCTCTGGTTCCCAGAGAACCTGCGGCAAACCTATGAGCTGTTGAAGCGCTACGCCGACCAGCTGCCCACGCTCTTTATCGTTTCCCAGGTGGAGCTGCACGGGCCGGAGGACACGCCGCCGGCGGAGGCCGCGGCGATGGAGCGCTTCTTCGGGGCGCGCTGCCGGGTGAGCCTGGCGGCGGGCGAAAAGTGCGAGCGCTGCTGGATGTACCACGAGGATATCGAGGGCGGTGTCTGCCCGCGCTGCCGCGCAGTGCTGGCGGAACCGGGGCGCCGTCAAGGCTGA
- a CDS encoding helix-turn-helix domain-containing protein, with amino-acid sequence MNFVGQRIAEIRKKKGLLLKELAGKTGLSSGYLSLLERGKIVPSLKALEKIAQALDVPSFFFLMNDVDRVTENNIVKKDERAVFRLPNACYSLEILTPIFNKGIKRQFDVFYVVLKPKSYLNQVFMVHEADECSIVLSGKVDVLIREERFVLCEGDSIYISSFAPHNYYNGEDQDVSLLCIMAPAVMKNYLKEG; translated from the coding sequence GTGAACTTTGTTGGACAGCGTATTGCTGAAATACGTAAGAAAAAAGGGCTGCTGCTTAAAGAGCTGGCCGGCAAAACAGGCTTGAGCAGCGGCTATCTGTCTCTGCTCGAACGGGGCAAAATAGTTCCCTCGCTAAAGGCCCTGGAAAAGATCGCCCAGGCACTGGACGTTCCTTCTTTCTTCTTTCTCATGAACGACGTAGATAGGGTAACAGAAAACAACATTGTAAAAAAAGATGAACGAGCTGTTTTCAGGCTCCCGAACGCGTGCTATTCCCTGGAGATCCTGACACCGATTTTCAACAAAGGCATTAAACGTCAGTTCGATGTCTTCTATGTGGTGCTTAAGCCTAAGTCCTATCTAAACCAGGTTTTCATGGTTCATGAAGCAGATGAATGCAGCATCGTCTTGAGTGGTAAGGTAGATGTGTTGATCCGTGAAGAGCGTTTCGTCTTGTGTGAAGGAGACAGCATCTATATTTCGTCTTTTGCTCCCCACAACTACTACAACGGCGAGGATCAGGACGTCAGCCTGCTCTGCATTATGGCCCCGGCGGTGATGAAGAACTACCTGAAAGAGGGGTAA
- a CDS encoding dipeptidase produces MAEGKQKALVVDAHFDLLFDLGKRHTLGEKQVIKNRYLPLFREGGVDVVAGAIYVDDAYLPEMALRQALDQVSSLYQELQDTPDDIQLCCTYQDIVAASEAGKVAIILTMEGVEPLFNDLNLLPVFYQLGVRVVTLTHSRRNYAADGCAYTEVPSGKAGGLTDFGVRVVELAQRLGIVVDVSHLNEEGFWDAMEFCPGPVIFSHSNPKALCNVPRNVTDDQIKAIAQHNGVVCINATNLMLDTNPQRVDVSRYLDHVEYVADLVGVDFVGLGFDFCDHLLAFLSDAEKARLPKFFAAPGISNHGEVVNVKKGLLQRGFSESEVARIMGGNYLRVFKEVVGK; encoded by the coding sequence GTGGCAGAAGGTAAACAAAAGGCTTTGGTGGTTGATGCGCATTTTGATTTACTCTTCGATCTGGGCAAGAGGCACACCTTGGGAGAAAAGCAGGTGATCAAGAACAGGTATCTTCCGTTGTTTCGAGAAGGCGGGGTTGACGTTGTTGCCGGGGCTATTTATGTGGATGATGCCTATCTGCCGGAGATGGCACTCCGGCAGGCGTTGGACCAAGTAAGCTCCCTTTATCAAGAATTGCAAGATACGCCTGACGATATCCAACTTTGCTGCACATACCAAGACATCGTTGCTGCCAGTGAAGCCGGTAAGGTTGCGATCATCCTTACTATGGAAGGAGTGGAGCCCCTTTTTAATGACCTTAATCTCCTCCCCGTTTTTTATCAGCTTGGCGTACGAGTAGTCACTCTGACTCACAGCCGCAGAAATTATGCTGCCGACGGTTGCGCGTACACGGAAGTTCCGTCAGGTAAAGCAGGGGGGCTGACTGATTTCGGCGTGAGGGTAGTTGAGCTGGCTCAAAGGCTTGGCATAGTCGTCGATGTGAGCCATCTCAACGAAGAAGGTTTTTGGGATGCGATGGAGTTTTGCCCTGGGCCGGTGATCTTTTCACACTCAAACCCTAAGGCGCTTTGCAACGTTCCGAGAAACGTCACCGATGACCAGATCAAGGCTATTGCACAACATAACGGAGTCGTTTGTATTAATGCAACGAATCTTATGCTCGACACCAATCCCCAGCGAGTCGACGTCTCCCGGTATCTTGATCATGTGGAGTATGTTGCTGATTTGGTCGGAGTAGATTTTGTAGGCCTCGGATTCGATTTTTGCGATCACCTTCTTGCCTTCTTATCTGACGCTGAGAAGGCCCGCCTGCCCAAGTTCTTTGCCGCCCCTGGAATTTCCAACCATGGAGAAGTTGTAAATGTGAAAAAAGGACTCTTGCAGCGTGGGTTTAGTGAATCTGAAGTAGCGCGAATCATGGGCGGCAATTATTTGCGCGTCTTCAAGGAAGTAGTTGGAAAATAA